The genomic DNA CCAGGGTCCCCGAGGACGCCGCGAGGACGAACAGGGTGATGGTGATGGTCAAGAGCTTACGGGCCAGGGGGAGGCCACGCCACCAGAGGAGGACCTGGCCCGCGCGAGAGCTCGCGAGCTGCCGTCGACGTCGGGCGAGCTCCGCGGCGGTCGGCCCTCCCGGCTGCTTCATCGCGGCCAGGGCCGAGGACGAGATGCGGGGGACGACCTGGTGGGCGGGGGTCCGCGCGTCGTCCGGCTCGGGGCCGACGTTCGCGCCTGGAGCCTTCGCCACCACGGCGGCTGGCGAGGCCGCGAAGACGGGCGGCGCCTGGGGGGTGATGGCGTAGTCCGGGACTTCGTCGGCGAGGGGCGCGCCCACCAAGGGAGGAACGTGGGCGAGCGTCGGCCCCTCTTCCGCGTCCTCGGACACCGGTGGCCCGACGAGGGATGCGCCCGGGGCGGGGATGTCCTCGAAGTCCGAGGCACGCATGGCCGTCGCGGCAACGGGGACTGGCGCCTCCCCCGCCGGAGGCGCGGGCCTCGCGCGGTCCCCGGCCTCCGGTGGAGGTCGTCCGCCGGCCGCGACGGACAGGGGTGGAACCTTGATGAAGGTCGGTTCGTCGCCGAAGTCCCCGGGTGACGGAGCGACGGGCGACTTCGTCGACGTGGCGCTCGGACGAGGGCTGGAAGGGGCTGGCTGCGTACCACCCTGGCCCGCCTCGGGAGGCACCCGTTCGTCCGCGAAGTCGAGCGGTGAGGATGCGGGCGCCGCGCTGCCCACGGGCGCGAGGTCCGGCGCGGACGCGGGGCCCTCCGGCGTGGCCTCTTCCGCCTCGGCGTCGAGGCTCTCCAGGAACTCCGGCGCGAGGGTGTCTTCCTCGTCGGACTCGAGGTCGTGCCCGATGTCGCCAGCCGGCACGGGCGAGGCCGTCTCCTCGTCCGGGGGCATGGACATCGGGGGGAGCGTCTGGTCGTCCTCCTCGAGGCTCGAGATGAACGCGCCCGAGAGCTCCTCGACGCCCGAGACCTCGGACACCTCTTCGTCGGCCAGCAGGGGCAGGTGCGGCGACGGAACGACCGCGGCCGGTTCACTCGCGCGCGAAGGCGCGGGCGGCGTGGAGGGATGCGCTGGAGCCAGGCCGCCGCCCTCGAGGCGCGGCGCCATCGTGGCCACGGGCGTTGGAGCCACGACCGGTGCCCCTCCGAGCGTGGGCGAGCGGACGGGCCTCGCATCACTGGTCGCGGGCTTCGAGATGGGGGCCCCGAGGGAAGGCGTCCGTTCCGCGGTGCCCCGTGTAACCGCGGCAGGCGAACCATCGTCCCGAGCTCCGCCCTTTGCGCCAGGGCTCGCCGCGGCTCGCTCAGGCTCCGAGTGCCGCTCGGCATCTCCCGGATGCGCCACGTGGGACTGGGGAGACTCGCCCAGGGGGTCCTGGCCAGGCGCCCCCGTGGATGGCTTCGCCGTCGCAGCCACTTGCGAAACCGAGGGCCGCGATGTGCCCGGGGGACGCGCGACGAAGCCAGGATTCGTCGGCCCCTCCTCCGAGTCACTCGATGGCAGGGGTGGAACGACGGGCGCCGAGCCCGTGGTCGCGCGGGATGGGGCCACGCGCGCCGCATCGGAGACCACAGCCGAGGGCTCCCGAGTCAGGGAGGGAACAGCGGGAGCCGAACCGGTGGTCACGCGGGCTGGAGCCACGCGCGCCGCGTCCGAGGGCTCCCGGAGCGGAGACGGAACGGCGGGCGCCGAGCCCGTGGTCACGCGGGCTTGAGCCACGCTCGCCGAGTCGGAGGCCACGCCCGCGGAGTCCCGCCCCACCGGCGTGGGCGAGAGCACGGGGGGACCCGAAGCGGGCGCCACGGGCTCGCGCGAGACCACAGGGGACGTGGGCGACGTGGGAGAGCGCGTGAGGACCGGAGGCGAAACCTGCGCCACGGGCCGTCCCGCCGAAGGTGTCCCCATGCCCGCCGGCGCGGGCGTCGCGGGGATGGACTTCGTGAGCGAGGGGGCCGCGACGAGGACCGGGAAGCTCGTGGTGAGCGATGGCCTGGCGGTACCCTGCGCCACGGGCGGAGGGGGCCTCGGAGCAAGAGGAGGGAGGGAATCCCCCTCCCGCGCGGCCACCGGACGCGCCACGGCACCAGGAGCCAGGTTCTCCGTCTTCTCGTCGGGCGGAGGCACCACGGCCCCCCGAGCCACGTGACCCATCGCGCTCTGCGTCCGCTCCTCCGGCAACGGCACGGAGACACGGGTGGGGGGCCTCGACGGTGGGAGGCCCGGCGGCCTCGGGTCCACCATGGGGGACGAGCCCCTGGTCTCGGGCCCAACAGCGGGAGCCAGCTGGGCCAGCACCGCCGCGGGAGAGAGCATCGCCGTGCTCTCCTCGGGCTCATCATCCGATATCGGCGGAAGCGAACTCGCGCCCTGCGCGACCGGAGTGCTCGAAGTGGGCCGCATCGACGACGTGCGTTCGTCGTCCGCGAAGACCTGTGCGGCCGGGGCCCTCGTCGCGAGGCCCTCGGAAACCGGAGAGAGCAACGGAGGAGCGCTGATGGCGGGCCGGGAGGAGGTCGAGACCGGCGGGCTCGCCAGGGCCGCGTCTGGGAGCACCGGGCGCGAGGAGGACAGGCTCCCCGAAGGCCGCGTGAGCGCCGGCCCGGAGGCATGCGCCCCATCCCCCGCGGGTGACGGCACTCGTGTTGAACCCGGCGCTGGCGCCAGGGCCTTCGCGGGCACACCGACCTGAGGGCCTCGCGACAGAGGGGGGCCCGCCGCGGGCTTCGGAGCAGAGGGAGCGGGCCACGAGGGGCCTTCCCCGACGAGCTCGGCCAGCACCGCCGATGGCGTCAGCATCGACGTGCGCTCCTCGGGCGCATCGTCCATCACGGGGGGCAGCGACGGATTCGGGAGGGCCAGGAGCTCTGCCAGCACGGCCGAGGGCGCCAACATCGACGTGCGCTCCTCGGGAACGTCCTCCACCACGGGAGGCATCTCGGTCGCCGTCCGCTCCTCCAGGAACTGGGCCTCCCGAGGCGCCAGAGCCACGGCGTCGCTCGGGCGCCTGGGCTTGAGGACCGGGAACTCCATCGTCGGGCTGTATTCCTGCGGCGCCGCCCCAGGCGAGGGCCCCGTTGGGATGCGCGCCACGGGTCGCGTCGCGCCAGCCCGCCCCGCGGGGGCCGTCGCGAAGAAGGTGAACTCCACGTCACCGATGCCGATGCGGTCCCCTTCGCGCACGGGGAGCGGCTCCTCGACGAGCGTGTCGTTGAGCGCCGTGCCGTTGGCGCTGCCGACATCCTCGATGAAGAACTGCCCGCCTCGCAGGACGAGGCGGGCATGGAGGCGGGAGACTCCGTGGTCGGTCAAGACCACGTCGTTCTCCGAGGTCCGGCCGAACTTCACCTCGGCCTGCTCGAAGACGAACTCCCTCCCCTCCTGGGGACCCCGGGTGATGACGAGCCGGAACGGCAGAGGAGGACTCCTCCGCGAGATCACCCCGCGAGGTCACCGAAGAAGAACTGGAACACGATGGGTCCGAAGAGGACCATGAACACGGTGGGGAAGATGCACGCGATGAGCGGGAAGAGCATCTTCACGGGCGCCTCGCCGGCGAGCTTCTCCGCGCGCTGCGTACGGTCGATGCGCATCTGCGTGGACTGGATGCGCAGCACCTTGCCGAGGCTGGTCCCCATCTTGTCCGCCTGGATGAGCGCGGTGACGAACGTCGTCAGCGCCGGCAGGTCCACGCGGACGATCATGCTCTTGAGCGCCTCTTCGCGCGTCTTGCCCATCTTCAGCTGCTTGAGCACCAGCTGCAGCTCCTCGCGCAGCGGCCCCGCCTTGCCCTTCTCCACCACCTTCGCCAGCGCGGCGGTGAAGTCCAGACCGGCCTCGACGGACAGCGTGAGCAGGTCCAGGTTGTACGGCAGCGCGCGGCTGATCTGCAGGTGGCGCTTCTTCACCTGGTCGTTCAGCCACAGCAGCGGGTAGTACATGCCGAAGAGCAGGAACAGCAGGGACCAAACGAGGTTCTGTCCGAGCCCGTTGAGCATGAACAACCCCATCAGCAGGCCCACCACGGCGCTGACTTCCTGCAGCGCCATGATGTCCTCGGGCTTGTAGCCCTGGGGCTCTCCCGCCTTGATGAGGTTGCGACGGGCCTTGGCCTCGTAGCTGGGCCAGATGAAGCGGCGGTTGAACGCGCCCAGCCGGCGGATGGCCACGGAGCCGGCGCCCTTCATGCCGCCCGCGGACTCGTCGCGGACCTCCGACAGGAACGTCTCGAACAGCGTCTGGTACAGGCCGAGCCCGAGGAAGCCCACCGCGCCCGCGAACAGGAGCGCCGAGCTGCCGACCAACACTTGCGTCAGGATGTCCAAGGCGCGTCCCTCAGATGTCGATGTTGACGATGCGGCGGATGATGAGGATGCCCATCACTTCCATGATGGCGATCAGCACCACGAGGATCCACCCGAAGTAGTGGTCCATCATGGGCTCCATCAGGTCCGGCCGCATGTAGTTGAGCACCATGCCCAGCACCGCGGGCATCGCCGCCACGATCCACCCCTGCAGCTTGCCCTGCGAGGTGAGCGCGTCGATCTTGCCCTCCAGGCGGAAGCGCTCGCGGATCACCATGGAGATGGTCTCGAACATCTCCGCCATGTTGCCGCCCAGCTGGCGCGCGATGTTGGTGGACACCACCACCAGCTCCAGGTCGTCGCTGCCCACCCGGCGGCCCATGTTGATGAGCGCCTCTTCCAGGGGAACGCCCAGCTTCACTTCCTTCACGAAGAGGCCGAACTCCTGGGACAGCGGCGGCATCGCCTCGCGCGCCACGTGCTCGATGGCCTGCGGGAACGTGAGGCCCGCCTTGAACGCGTTGGCCATGGCCTGCAGCGCGTCCACCAGCTGCACGTTGAACTTCTTGATGCGGCGCTTGCGGTAGTGCTTGACCATCAGCATCGGCAGGAAGAAGCCGAACACCGTCGCCAACACCGCCAGGATGGGGTTGAAGATGATGTACGACAGGATGCCCAGCAAGCACATGCACGCGATGTTGAGGACCAACATCTGGCGTGCGTCGATGAAGAGGAACATGTCGCTCAAGTCGTTCATCGACTTGGCGACGTAGCGCTCCTGGTACTGCTCGTACGCCTTCGACAGGACGCTGAAGATCACCAGGCTGAAGAAGAAGACCGAGCCGGTGACGAGTAGGAGGACGATACCAGCGAACATGCGAGCGCTTCCCTCTGGGCGGGGGTGGGCGGGGGCCCGTTACTGGGCGCCAGCGGCGGCGGCCTTGTCGCTACCACCCTTGATGATCTGGATGATCTCCCGGCGCTTCGCCTCGAGCACGCGGGTGCGCTCACCCGACAGCAGCGTGCTGATGGTCGCGCGGCCGCGCTCCTCGATGAGGTCCACGTCGTCCTCGTTGCGCAGGCTGAGCGTCAGCGCGCCCAGCTCCGTCGCGAGCACCAGGATCTCCGCCTCCTCGGGCAGCACCATCAGCGACACGTTGTTGTAGTCGCGCTGGCCCTCGGGGATGAGGTTCACGTTCGTGGTGCCGGTGATCTTGCCCGTCGCCACGACGATGATGTTCTGCAGCAGCGTCACGCCGACGTTCTCGTCCGTCTGCGGGTCGCGGAATGTGCCGATGATGTCCACGTGGTCGTTGGGGCGGATCCAGCCACCGACGGCCGTGGTGTTCTTGGCCTCGATGGTCATCGCGCGCATCTTCTTCTGCACCTTCGAGGACAGGCGCTCGGCGGCCTTGGTCGTCTCGAACTGGCTCCACAGCAGCGGATCACCCGCCTGCAGCGCCACGAGCACCTTCTGGTTCACCACGTACGAGGCGGAGTCCGGCCGGACGACCGACGAGGTGACGAACTGCTCCGGCACGGAACGCTGGGAGATCATCTCGAAGGTGATGACCGTCCCCTCGGGGATGTCCTGGGCCGCCACGACGACCGGGACCAGGTTCCATCCACGGCGCACGTCCGCTTCCTTCTTCTTGATGGCGGAATACGCGATGACGCCGGCCAGCAGGCCGAGCACGAGCGCGACAACGAGCGGAGTCTTGCCCTTCAACATGATTCAGGAACCTCCACAACGGGGGTGCGCCGTTCGGCGGCGAAGGCGGTCCGATGGGTGTAGAAATCCAGAGTCAACAAGGCGCACCTTGGCGCCAATGGCGCGGGATGTTAGCCGTCCAATACAGCGGGTGTCAAAAGCACCACCCGCGACGGCGCTCCATCCCGCGCCTTCCCCAGGCGCAAACGCGTTGCGTCAGCGGTCCGGGAGGTCGTCGATGGCGTCGCGGTCCACCTTCGTCAGACCCCGGCCCTCGGTGATGCTGTACAGCGCGGTCTGGACGACGTTGATGTCGTCCTGGGACTCGATGAGCTTGCCGGACAGCAGCCGCAGCAGCTCCTGCAGGTCCTCGTCGGTGGAGACCGGCCCCAACGCATACGGCGCGCCGGACTCGGAGGGGGCCCGCCGCTCGTTGAGGCAATACAGGTGCAACGGCACCACGAAGGCGTCGGGGTCGATGCCCCCGTCGGTGCCGCCATCGGTGCCCGCGTCGATGCCGCCGGGGCCGCCCCTCGTCGGCG from Myxococcus stipitatus includes the following:
- a CDS encoding type II secretion system F family protein, yielding MFAGIVLLLVTGSVFFFSLVIFSVLSKAYEQYQERYVAKSMNDLSDMFLFIDARQMLVLNIACMCLLGILSYIIFNPILAVLATVFGFFLPMLMVKHYRKRRIKKFNVQLVDALQAMANAFKAGLTFPQAIEHVAREAMPPLSQEFGLFVKEVKLGVPLEEALINMGRRVGSDDLELVVVSTNIARQLGGNMAEMFETISMVIRERFRLEGKIDALTSQGKLQGWIVAAMPAVLGMVLNYMRPDLMEPMMDHYFGWILVVLIAIMEVMGILIIRRIVNIDI
- a CDS encoding type II secretion system F family protein; this encodes MLVGSSALLFAGAVGFLGLGLYQTLFETFLSEVRDESAGGMKGAGSVAIRRLGAFNRRFIWPSYEAKARRNLIKAGEPQGYKPEDIMALQEVSAVVGLLMGLFMLNGLGQNLVWSLLFLLFGMYYPLLWLNDQVKKRHLQISRALPYNLDLLTLSVEAGLDFTAALAKVVEKGKAGPLREELQLVLKQLKMGKTREEALKSMIVRVDLPALTTFVTALIQADKMGTSLGKVLRIQSTQMRIDRTQRAEKLAGEAPVKMLFPLIACIFPTVFMVLFGPIVFQFFFGDLAG
- the cpaB gene encoding Flp pilus assembly protein CpaB; the encoded protein is MLKGKTPLVVALVLGLLAGVIAYSAIKKKEADVRRGWNLVPVVVAAQDIPEGTVITFEMISQRSVPEQFVTSSVVRPDSASYVVNQKVLVALQAGDPLLWSQFETTKAAERLSSKVQKKMRAMTIEAKNTTAVGGWIRPNDHVDIIGTFRDPQTDENVGVTLLQNIIVVATGKITGTTNVNLIPEGQRDYNNVSLMVLPEEAEILVLATELGALTLSLRNEDDVDLIEERGRATISTLLSGERTRVLEAKRREIIQIIKGGSDKAAAAGAQ